The Apium graveolens cultivar Ventura unplaced genomic scaffold, ASM990537v1 ctg3079, whole genome shotgun sequence nucleotide sequence CCTTAgtagtatatatataaataacaATATAAACTTTTGTTATTGTcgggattcgaacctgaatcttgggtattgtataaataataatataaatattacgAACCTGAGAGTCTtagtaatatataaataataatataaatatttattgttggTTGGATTCGAACTTAGGAGTTTGAGTAGTGTATATTATTTTTGTATTTAAATCATTCTTTTAGTATTTAAATCTTAATTGATtaaaaagatttgacaataataaatGGGAATAATCAAACTaaccaaaaaaaattataagcCATTTCAATTATTATAGTATAATATAACATAGATATGATAGGGGAACTAGGGGCCATTTATGTTTTATGAAGAGTGCTACAACGCTATTTGTCCATGTATGTCACAGTTGCTTTATGTTCTTTCTTTTGCTAATTTTTTCTTTATGTCCTAGtacctctgttataaaaatcggccgatttttcaaaaatcaccgataaatcgctcaaaaatcggttaaaaatatttgtccgatttggccgatttccgataaatcgccgataaatcatccgattttttaaaaatcgtccgataaatcATAAATCGGTAGCTCAACCGAATAGTTCTCAATCGATAAATTGGTAACACTGCCTAGTACCAGATATGTCAATGTTCTCCATCTGTTTTCTAAAATAGATACAAAACTGATAAGGTGTCACTGTACTCTGTTTCTTGCCAAACAGGTAGGACAGCTCATTGGAATCCATGGATTAACAAAAAATGAACTTCAACAGGAAATTAAATAATGCTTGAACTATTTAAAGGACTGAAAAAATCAAAGGTTATAGTAATAGGACTATAATGCAAGGATTACATTCCTTGAACTATAATCCCTTTAAACAAAGCATAGCTAATCCATTTAATTGAGGATGCTAATAAAAATTTCAGTTAACGACATAGAGCAGATGCAAAGCATAAACAATATTGTTGTATTTATAACATAAACAAAAAATCAAGGAACATGCCAGAGCTTTGATTTAAGAACTTTACTCAAAGAGTTCTGTTATATCCAAAATTTGGCATTAAATTGACTCGGGTCAAACACGGGCTAGTTACAGTCACACTCGGCATTGCGTTATGGGAGTTAGGACGCGTCCAAGCCTACAGGACGCGCCTAATTGAGAAGGGATATGTTACGAGGCGGGGAGAGTGCATGGTCAAGGAAGGACGTGCCCAGGCGTTATGGACGCGTCAATGTTTATGAAAGTGCTTGGCAGATGAAATCTTATGGTGATGGACGCTCTAGGACGCGCCTACCTTAGCAAGGATGTGTAGTTGAAAGTGAAATGTTGTGCATGATGGTTTAGAGGAGACGGTGTAAGTCTAATAAGGTTAAGGACGCGCCCTATATTCTAGGACGTGTCCTGTGACTTTACATGTTATAAGAAACGATTAAAGCAGGGTTGGATTTGTGGAGGTTAGGACGCACCCAATtggttaggacgcgtcctgtgtttgatctatatacttttgatATTGAATTCAGGACAAAGTTTGCatggagaggagcaatggaggattatttttactaatgtatttgttgcaggtattctctgaagaattccctccttgagacggtcaaggagggggatgtccgtgaaaagcttgaaggcctccaggggtatgcctgatgattgaaggcctcctcctgtattcaaccGGTGTtctcgttggggatgtggggtttactttggtgtgtgctttgggagctctgttcttgtattcaacgggtgtcctcgttggagaactttggagtcatcctgcactttgcacccaagagcttgggatcacctgtcctgctatctggtgggttatcctcattcgggggacagggacgcgtctggcatttggggtgaaccatggctatacctgcgttcgtaaatcaagagagatagctgtagcggagtgttatccttgcgcagggagatgcactatccgtgaagtcctacgattacggacgagccttgggcctttgcggttgggcctcatagttggacattcctaaagctaacggaagatggatatcggatgggcttctactgggcTTTGGAGTAAGAAGTCTAAATTCATTAGACTTCCTattctacgagaactacgtcaggcttgatccctatataaagggtacgtaggcacattgagagggtaagaagttgagagctgaaaagagagccaccacttactctgatcaatctcagcctaaaacaaccacaatcaaccacacaccgcttaagtttccagcaaagaaccaccgtcacagatcttagttccggcgagaaacctcaatctttgttgttatcagattcctccgtcaacaaattggcgctagaaggaggggtgctaattaaggtcgcaatcttaggaggaaaaaatgtcttacaatcgtgatggaagttcttatgatgggAGTGACAGCAGGTCTGAAGGAGAAGGCGGGGGCGCTATACTCGCCACGAACCTTACGTTCCCAGAAACATGGCGGATCCACCGAGGGCTCCGGATGTGGGGGGGacacctccagttctcatcagcaacgctgatatattggagcaattgtatcgcatgggggatactcttaacagTTTTAACTCAAGACTGAACACGGTGGAACGCCGAAAGACGAGGAGAGGTCGTCGTTTCCCCCGTCATGGTCATGCCTTGGGGAAAGCCCCTGTAGTTGAGGGAGATACCCAGGGGAGCGGGGATAACCCGCGAATCACTCCACGGCGTTTGCAGTATTCTGATGCTGTAGAACCTATTGTTGAGCTTGCGGATGAGGACACTGAAGGCAGAGAAAGGCCTCGCCTGGGCAACTAGGTAGTGCCACACCCGcataggtctgggcgtacgatggacgagcgtcgtcGTGCGGAGAACGCTCAAAACCAAGACGAGGGAGGAAGGGATCTTTCAGCCTTGAAAAGgaggcttggcataaggttggaggACGACAATTTGAGGATGTTGCTGGTAGAATGGCAAAAGGAAGGAAACGCCGGAGAAGCGAGGCTCCGTGATACGACGCGTGTGCCCCCCGCATTCCAAAGGTATGACGGGGTGCGGCACCGCAagcacgagcgtgcccctccgcgaggaaggCCCGGGAATTACTACCGGGGATATCAAAGGAATGGACGAGGAAGAATGGGATATCAATACGGAAGAGCCCCTTACAATGGTAGGAGAGGTGGAGCACATTCCGCTGGAGAAGCCCCCGCCGTTATTCCCGTAGCTTCCCACAGCGTTACTGGTAATGGGTCCGGGGCGCGTCCTCATGACCGGGACGGCGGGCGAATTCAAGTAAGAATGCAGAATAATGATGAAATTCCGTAACGCGGTCAAGATGAACCTCGCGTACGGGAAAATATACAGGACCAAAATGGTAACATGCCACCGCTGTagcctcagggcgaggggcggcgagatcctccgccacacccggggggtaatcaaggggaatttcagcaagtcgcagagcaaccccaacagcctaatgttcaaaccatttctggggtagggacgtttaatgtgaacgacctcaagaggttgctcaaccatcttgagggaggaagagtaacggcgactgcgcaagcttcttctccttttgctgctgttgtgagggaggcgcaattgcccgcgggatacaggaacacaaccaatgacttgcGTTTCCACGGGAACTCTGATCCTGTGGAGTTCTTGAGGCGTTTTAACATTGAAATGGATAtatatcaagtacctgatttggctcGATGCCGTCTCCTGGCAGCTACTTTTAGAGAGGGCGCTCAGcagtggttccaaaaacttggtccGGGTGTGATTTCATTctgggaacagatgaaaactttgttttTGACACAATTCCAAGCTGCGTTGAAGTATACACCACCTGTTACCACGCTTGCTAATGTGAAACAAAAGGAAGGAGAAAGTTTGACTTCATATTTCAAGAGGTTTAATGCAGAATCTACTTTGGTGAGGGGTGCCACTGATGAAACATTGAAAATATTGCTTATAGCTGGGTTGCGTGTAGGGACGGATTTCTGGAAGCACCTGCAAGGGAAGGACCCAGTGTCGCTAGCTGATGTGCTTGCGCAGGCAGAGTCGTTTAAAGCGATCGAGCAGTCACTtgcagaaacaaaaaagaatgacaatacccataactccaaggggcgaTCCAAGAGAAGGGACAGATCCTTGAGCCCAGATTATCGGCGAAACGCCAGAAGCCCTAACAGGGTAAATACTGTGAGCTCGCGGAGAGAATGGAGCCCACCATCGAACTACGAGAGAAGAGTTAGCAATTATACACCGCTGACGgcatccattgatcatatcttcgagGTAAATAAGGATAGAGGAATCTTCAAGAAGCCCGACCGTTTAACTTCATGGCAGAGCAGAGACAAGAAGAAGTATTGTGACTACCATGAGTCTACTGGCCATGACACCAATAAGTGTCGCCACTTACGGGATGagattgaggaattgatcaaggcaGGATACCTTggagaatggattgacaaggtgaaACGACGCAGGGGACTTGACGACAAAGGTAAGGATGAAAAACTGACCCCGCGGGTGGAGGATGTCGAAAAAACGGCAGAGGTCAAGTTTCAGAGGGCTGGCAGTATTAGGGCAATTTTTAGAGGACACCCTTTTGTTGGTGATAGTAATCGAGCACTGGAGAAAAACGCGAGAGAAGCGCGACATCCACCGCTCACCAACATCCACAGCTTGGAAGATAGACCCCCGAAGGTCTTTAAGGGGGAGTCCGCTGATATTACGTTCAAGGAAAAAGAATCTAGGTGGGTGCATCATCCCCACAATGATGTGCTGGTAATTACCATGCTCATTGGGGCGATAAACGTACATCGAGTCTTCTTGGATAATGGGAGTTCTACAAACATCTTGTACTACAGCACCTACAAAAAGCTGGGTTTTCCAGATAGTGACATGTATTTCGAAGATGTGCACGTCTATGGCTTTACTGGGGAAGCAGTGAGAGTCATGGGTTCTGTCAGGCTTCCCGTCACACTCGGGGAAGGGGCCTTATCGGTTACCCAAATGATAGATTTCAAGGTGCTAGATCAGGATTCCGCACACAATGTGCTAGTCGGCAGACCTTGGTTGCGAGCattcagggtgataacctcgatacaccACCTGATGATAAAGTTCCCCACGCCAAACGGGGTTGGCAGTCTGAGAGGGTCACAGTATGAGTCACGCGACTGCTATCATAAGGCTGTCAAGGAATTTCGTAGAAGAAGGTATGAAGGGAAAGGTCTCCCATTTGAGGATGCAGAAGATATTCATGTCAAACCAAGTGGAGAGGTTCATGCCCACTATTTCGTTGAAAGCCCCGGGAAGGAAGAAACCAATGTCTCTGGTAATTCTTTTTTGACGCGGGGGCGTATTTCGAGGATCCGTAGCGTAGAGGAAGTGGTGGTGAACCATATCGAGGCAATCATACATAAAGAGGTTAACGGGGAAAagttggaaggaagaagtgagattttgcaaGGTCTCGGGAATAACCtcaaggtggatgctcctcaaaataaggacgcgcccttgaatgaaattgaggttgatgctcctccaaaCGAGGACGCGCCCTCAGATGAAAAAGTGGAAGTCGAAgacccccgagactttgatttcgatttggatcccaggatccctatgccCACCGAAAAAATGGGACCGAccgaagacacaatatctattccagttgataaaaatgactcgagcaaggttttgaaagtgggatcTCAGTTGGATGATGAGATGAGAGGAAGTCTTACCCGCTTTCTAATTGCAAATCTTGATGTtttcgcatggagtcattcagataTGATAGGAATCGACCCGGAAGTAATGTGTCACCGTTTGAATATCCTCCCGAATTGCAAGGGCATACGTCAGAAACGCCGCCCAGTAAGTGGAGAAAGGGCGATAGCATTAAAAGATGAAGTAGACCGGTTGTTGGAGGTGGGGTTGATCAAAGAATCGTTCTACCCCGAATGGCTTGCAAATCCAGTACTGGTGAAGAAAccgaatgggaagtggaggacatgtgtggatttcacggatctcaataaggcctgtccaaaggatagcttcccgctgccaagaatcgatcagttggttgacgcgaCGGAGGGGCATGCGTTgttgagttttatggatgcatactccggttacaatcaaattccgatgtatggccccgatcaagaacatacatccttTATTACGGACAGGGGGTTATACTGTTACATAGGAATGCCGTTTGGTTTGATTAATGTTGGTGCAACCTACCAGCGGttggtaaacatgatgttcaaagatcaaatcgggagaactatggaagtgtatgtggaCGATATGCTGGTTAAATCTGAGGTGACGAGTGACCACATCAAGCACCTGATGGAGATGTTTAATATTCTGAGGAGGTTTCGTATGAAATTAAATCTGCAAAAATGTGTGTTCGGCGTGGAGTCGGGCAAGTTTCTCGGGTTCATTGTCAACcacaggggaattgaggccaaccccgcaaAGATCAAGGCATTATTGGATATGAAGTCACCCACCAATGTGAAACAGGTGCAGAGTTTGACTGGGAGAATCGCCGCGTTAAATCGATTTGTTTCCAAGTCGTCTGATAGATGCAAGGAGTTTTTCAAGGAGATTAAATTAGCTgggaaagactttgtatggatgtcagaatgtgaagaggctttcaaaagaatcaaggagcaaCTGGGACATCCTCCCATGTTGTCAAAGCCGTTGGATGGGGAAAATCTAATACTGTACCTCGCAGTGTCTGAATATTCGATCAGTGCAGTTCTGGTAAGAGAGGAAGATGGGCAGCAATCACCAGTGTACTACGTGAGCAAGCGGTTACACGACGCTGAAACTCGCTACACAAATATGGAGAAACTGGTTTACGCCCTGATTCTTGCGTCAAGAAAATTGCGGCCGTATTTTCAAGCCCATAGAGTTGAAGTTCATACAGCGTACCCGCTGCGACAGGTCCTGCACAAACCAGAGTCATCatgcagaatgctgaaatgggctgtggagttgggacagtttgatttggaatatgtgcctcgaacagcgataaaagggcaagccttagtcgatttcttgttggaatttgattctgaaaTTGATGATAAAGCTTTGGTAATGCTATATCCACCTCATGCCGAGGAGTCTTTGGAGGAGTTTCCGCAtccttggtggatcttgcatgtggatggggcggttaacaatggaggagcaggtgCGAGTATAGTACTTGTGTCTCCGGAAGGCCACCACCTGATGAGCgcaattcatttcaagttttatgcaactaataatgatgcggagtatgaggcgctgattaatggcctgaaaatcactttggaaatgggggtgcgaaccttaattgcaagaagtgactcagagttggtagtgaatcaggtgaatgggggatttcaagcgcgaggcccgcgaacagaattatacttgagatgtACACAGCGCTTGATTGGAATATTCAAAGAAGTTAGATTGGAATGCGTTTCGCGGGAGAAAAACAGTAATGCGGATGCTCTGGAAAAAATGGGGTCGCAACAAGAGGCTGTATTGTTAGGATCCATCCCTCTTGAAATCTAGGAGGttcctagtatcccagagatagaaactatgcaagtggatgaggctcccaaggaaacatggatgacgcccattctAGCTTACATTCGCAAGGGAACACTCCCCGAGGATAAGTTTATGGCTCATCGACTCCGTTATCAAGCCGCAAGATATGTGATATACGATGAAGTCCTATACAAGAGAGGGTTCAACCAACCTCTGCTCAAGagtgttgaagaagaagaaggaaattacatcctaagagaggtgcatgaaggaatctgtggcaatcactcggaGGTAGCTCGTTGGCAATAAAAGTGTTGCGCCAAGGGTATTATTGGCCCATAATGAGAGAAGATGCTACAAATTTCGTCAAggcatgtgatcgctgccagcgcttTGCAAACTACTCGTCTATGCCGGCTACACTCTTGACACCTATGGCAAGCCCATGGCCGTTcaccatgtggggaattgatcttgtcggagaattgccgaaagctaaaggagacgtcaagtatgcagtggttgcggtcgattactttactaaatgggcggaAGCTATGCCACTGGCTACTATTACCGTAAAGAAAATCAGGGATTTCATTTTCAACTCAATCGTATGcaggtttggaatcccttacaagcttgtttccgacaatggaaagcagtttgatagcaaggagttACGATAATTATGTGAGGAATTGAAAATCAAGAAGGAGTTTGCAGCGGTTTATCATCCTCAAAGTAATGGACAAATAGAAGCTGTTAACAAgataataaagcataccctcaaaaccaagctggaggaacgtaaagggaattggcctgaagaactcccgaaggtgatgtggtcatacaacactacgccacgatctactacgggagaaacgccgtttatgctgacttacggctatgaagctatggtccccgtggaaGTTGGATCGGGATCACTTCGTAGAGATTGTTACAGGAAAGAAGATACtgaggttaatcaaaggcttcatttagATCTCTTAGAGGAGACGAGGGAAAATTCTCAGCTAAGGCTAGCGGCGTATCAGCAATGCGccgcaaggtattataacaagaaggtaaagggacaattgctgaaggtgggagatttggtaCTTAGAAAAGTGATGCCCAACACAAAGAACCCccaacatggagtgtttggagctaattgggaaggaccgtacagaaTAAAGTCCATTCTGTGGAAGGGGACATATCACCTTGAAGATATGGAAGGAAAACTGGTTCCGCGAGCTTGGAATgcggaacatctccgaaagtattaccAGTAAGGTGCGGTTTTGGCCCCTTAcgtatttcttttattattttaggTTATGCCCGAATTATaggctagaattaaataaattcctcctagcctagggggtagtgcatgtactacttaccttggaactagttgaaggatcatttttagaaataattttcccacagagcatagtagccgtgggactggtgcacttttgacaccagagcgcattatgaataaaattttgaaaattttcaaaaGGATATTTGCTCAGTTTGTTTGGTTTCATAATGCGTCCTAAACGTAGGGCGCGCCCTAAGCTAGGGTTTTATATGAACGATAACTGTAGTGGTTGTCAAAAAGGAACAATGAAACTCAAGTAAAATGTACTATTTTCAAGGATGCGCCCAAGTTATCTTGGTtgatgctcctttagactgaATGTTACTGTAATATTGACAACATAATTGAAAACAGAAAAAGTCCTTGTTAAGGACACGTCCTGCTTGAAGAATGATGTAAGGCGCGTCAAAACCATAGGACGCGCCCACTTGTGCCTTGCGCCTTGGTTAAACACATAAGATGCGTCTAGCTGGAGAGGACGCGCCCACAGTGGAATTTGCTTAATGGAGTGAAAAATAATAACAATGAGTCAAAGGTGACGCGCTCTTAACACAAGCCGCGCCCATATAAATGACCAATTGAGTAAAAAAAAGTGCAAGTGAATGTTCAAAAATAGTCTTTACAACTTGCAAGGCTTCAAGGGGCCCGCACCCTTAAATAGTTCAAGTACATAAAAGATAAAGGACGCGTCCTAAGTAGAAGGCGCGTCCTGTGGCTTGTCTTGGCCTTCTGCAGGAGGAGGCTGAGTCTGAAGTGGAGCAGGATCAGGGGACGCGTCCTCTGCCTCTAAGCTCAGAAAAATCCTCTTGTTCTTGATGGATTCTGCGGCCCTGACCCTGAAATCATTTACCCATATCTGGGTATCTGTATCAAACTTTGAGAATGTATACTCTGGGTCGTTAGCAATGAACCCAGAGCACCATTCTTTAAATCCAGCCTGGAAGCCGTGCTGATAAACCAGTTTTTTCTCCTCTGTCCATCCATGCAGCCTATCATCATTCAGGGTGTCAAGCTCCAGCTGCATGGTGG carries:
- the LOC141700912 gene encoding uncharacterized protein LOC141700912, with product MDIYQVPDLARCRLLAATFREGAQQWFQKLGPGVISFWEQMKTLFLTQFQAALKYTPPVTTLANVKQKEGESLTSYFKRFNAESTLVRGATDETLKILLIAGLRVGTDFWKHLQGKDPVSLADVLAQAESFKAIEQSLAETKKNDNTHNSKGRSKRRDRSLSPDYRRNARSPNRVNTVSSRREWSPPSNYERRVSNYTPLTASIDHIFEVNKDRGIFKKPDRLTSWQSRDKKKYCDYHESTGHDTNKCRHLRDEIEELIKAGYLGEWIDKVKRRRGLDDKGKDEKLTPRVEDVEKTAEVKFQRAGSIRAIFRGHPFVGDSNRALEKNAREARHPPLTNIHSLEDRPPKVFKGESADITFKEKESRWVHHPHNDVLVITMLIGAINVHRVFLDNGSSTNILYYSTYKKLGFPDSDMYFEDVHVYGFTGEAVRVMGSVRLPVTLGEGALSVTQMIDFKVLDQDSAHNVLVGRPWLRAFRVITSIHHLMIKFPTPNGVGSLRGSQYESRDCYHKAVKEFRRRRYEGKGLPFEDAEDIHVKPSGEVHAHYFVESPGKEETNVSGNSFLTRGRISRIRSVEEVVVNHIEAIIHKEVNGEKYDRNRPGSNVSPFEYPPELQGHTSETPPSKWRKGDSIKR